The Gemmatimonadota bacterium genome window below encodes:
- a CDS encoding ATP-dependent 6-phosphofructokinase, translated as MRIAINTGGGDAPGLNAVIRAVTLSAIRRGWEVWGIHKGYNGLLDGDGDGVVRLDRQAVRGITHLGGTILGTTNRGSPLEWPERQPDGSVVKRDRTPEIVEAFRQRGWDALIAIGGDGSLKIAQRLHELGLQVVGVPKTIDNDLAATAATFGFFTAVDTATDALDKLHSTAEAHERVMVVELMGRHTGWIALFAGMAGTADVILIPEIPYRLDRVCASIEDRYARGRRFAIVAVAEGARALNEDAVFIETGRPDAADRYGGIAERLARQIAEHTGRETRSLVLGHLQRGGHPNAYDRLLSLRFGAAAVQMIADGHFGCMVALDPPEVKAVPIVDAIRELKRVPLGGDVIATARAQGICLGD; from the coding sequence ATGCGCATCGCGATCAACACCGGGGGCGGTGACGCTCCCGGCCTGAACGCCGTCATCCGCGCCGTCACCCTGTCCGCGATCCGCCGCGGCTGGGAGGTCTGGGGAATCCACAAGGGCTACAACGGCTTGCTGGACGGGGACGGGGATGGCGTGGTGCGCCTCGACCGGCAGGCCGTGCGCGGCATCACCCACCTCGGCGGTACGATCCTGGGCACCACCAACCGGGGCAGCCCGCTCGAGTGGCCGGAGCGCCAGCCGGATGGGTCCGTGGTCAAGCGCGACCGCACCCCCGAGATCGTCGAGGCGTTCCGGCAGCGGGGCTGGGACGCGCTGATCGCCATCGGCGGGGACGGCTCGCTCAAGATCGCGCAGCGGCTGCACGAGCTCGGGCTCCAGGTGGTGGGCGTCCCCAAGACGATCGACAACGATCTCGCCGCTACTGCGGCCACCTTCGGGTTCTTCACGGCGGTGGATACGGCCACGGACGCGCTGGACAAGCTGCACTCCACGGCCGAGGCCCATGAGCGGGTGATGGTCGTGGAGCTGATGGGCCGCCACACCGGCTGGATCGCGCTCTTCGCGGGAATGGCGGGCACCGCCGACGTGATCCTCATCCCCGAGATCCCCTACCGGTTGGACCGGGTCTGCGCGTCGATCGAGGACCGCTACGCCCGGGGACGCCGCTTCGCCATCGTGGCCGTGGCCGAGGGTGCCCGCGCCCTCAACGAGGACGCCGTCTTCATCGAGACCGGCCGTCCGGACGCCGCAGACCGCTACGGGGGGATCGCCGAACGGCTCGCCCGCCAGATCGCCGAGCACACCGGCAGGGAGACCCGGTCGCTCGTGCTCGGTCACCTGCAGCGCGGCGGCCACCCCAACGCCTACGACCGCCTCCTGTCGCTCCGGTTCGGCGCCGCCGCGGTGCAGATGATCGCGGACGGGCACTTCGGCTGCATGGTGGCGCTGGACCCTCCCGAGGTGAAGGCCGTGCCCATCGTGGACGCCATCCGCGAGCTGAAGCGCGTTCCCCTCGGCGGCGACGTGATCGCCACGGCCCGTGCGCAGGGGATTTGTCTCGGTGACTGA
- a CDS encoding aldo/keto reductase has protein sequence MQYTRLGSTGLSVSRIALGCMSYGSKQWRNWVLEEEDALPHFRRAVELGINFFDTADVYSIGVSEEITGKALREFARLDEVVLATKVRLRMGDGPNKVGLSRKHIIQSCEASLKRLGVEKIDLYQIHRWDYDTPVEETLEALDQLVRQGKVLYLGASSMYAWQLMKALSVSERSGWARFVSMQNHYNLVYREEEREMIPLCVDQGLGVIPWSPLARGMLGGKRQRGSHDTTTRDGDDGVLADQLYDHPSDWDVVDATVRVAERRGVEPAQVALAWLLAQPNVAAPIVGSTKVAHIESAVAAVDLELTEEERAELEAPYQPHGVRGWLDGPVRLPGIKS, from the coding sequence GTGCAGTACACGCGTCTCGGCAGCACCGGGCTCAGCGTCTCCCGTATCGCGCTCGGCTGCATGTCCTACGGCAGCAAGCAGTGGCGGAACTGGGTGCTGGAGGAGGAGGATGCGCTGCCGCACTTCCGCCGCGCCGTGGAGCTGGGCATCAACTTCTTCGACACCGCCGACGTCTACTCGATCGGCGTGAGCGAGGAGATCACGGGCAAGGCGTTGCGGGAGTTCGCGCGCCTGGATGAAGTGGTGCTGGCCACCAAGGTGCGCCTCCGCATGGGGGACGGCCCGAACAAGGTGGGCCTTTCCCGCAAGCACATCATCCAGTCGTGCGAAGCGAGCCTGAAGCGCCTCGGCGTGGAGAAGATCGACCTGTACCAGATCCACCGCTGGGACTACGACACCCCGGTGGAGGAGACGCTGGAGGCGCTGGATCAGCTCGTGCGCCAGGGCAAGGTGCTCTATCTGGGGGCGAGCTCCATGTACGCCTGGCAGCTCATGAAGGCGCTGTCCGTCTCGGAGCGGAGTGGCTGGGCCCGCTTCGTGAGCATGCAGAACCACTACAACCTGGTCTACCGCGAGGAGGAGCGGGAGATGATCCCGCTCTGCGTGGACCAGGGCCTGGGGGTCATCCCCTGGTCACCGCTCGCGCGGGGCATGCTCGGCGGAAAGCGCCAGCGCGGCAGCCACGACACCACCACGCGGGATGGCGACGACGGCGTGCTTGCCGATCAGCTCTACGATCACCCGTCGGACTGGGACGTGGTGGACGCCACGGTGCGGGTGGCGGAGCGGCGGGGTGTGGAGCCCGCCCAGGTGGCCCTGGCCTGGCTGCTGGCCCAGCCCAACGTGGCTGCCCCCATCGTGGGCAGCACCAAGGTCGCGCACATCGAATCCGCTGTGGCGGCCGTGGATCTGGAGCTCACGGAGGAGGAGCGCGCGGAGCTGGAGGCGCCCTATCAGCCCCACGGCGTCCGTGGGTGGCTGGATGGGCCGGTGCGGCTTCCTGGGATCAAGTCGTAG
- a CDS encoding thioredoxin family protein: MKTRATFYHAGCPVCVSAEETFARSLDPQRYEVEVVHLGEQRGRIAEASRAGVESVPALVIDAKPYHINFGASLSDLG; the protein is encoded by the coding sequence ATGAAGACCCGAGCGACGTTCTACCATGCGGGCTGTCCCGTCTGCGTCTCTGCGGAGGAGACCTTCGCGCGCAGCCTGGATCCACAACGCTACGAGGTCGAGGTCGTGCATCTCGGTGAGCAGCGAGGACGCATCGCGGAAGCCAGCCGAGCAGGAGTGGAGTCGGTCCCTGCGCTCGTGATCGACGCGAAGCCCTATCACATCAACTTCGGCGCTTCGCTCTCGGATCTCGGCTGA
- a CDS encoding creatininase family protein, whose amino-acid sequence MRAAFASSAISACVALALCSAPSMAQTRGAHLGELTWPEAEVRIREAPLVVIPFGGGAKEHGPHLPMNADARVLEYLMQMAVDSTDVLVAPPILHGWFPAFRAFPGTEVADPDVFRRYVHEVAKSVAEQGARRIVFLNTGISMATGLPISMVARDLRVQYGIPVLVLSWNDLETDEVDAIAEQTAGGHADELETSIHLFLQPDLVHMDRAVQDYGDLTPRGYPGYEPGLFSRDPDDPEYSETGLFGDPTLATREKGERVLAILTRQWLAALRGFSQAPERERR is encoded by the coding sequence ATGCGCGCCGCCTTCGCTTCGTCTGCGATCTCCGCCTGCGTCGCACTGGCCCTGTGCAGCGCTCCGTCGATGGCCCAGACCCGCGGCGCCCACCTGGGTGAGCTGACCTGGCCCGAAGCCGAGGTCCGCATCCGCGAAGCGCCACTGGTGGTGATCCCGTTCGGCGGGGGAGCGAAGGAACACGGGCCGCACCTGCCCATGAACGCCGACGCCCGTGTGCTCGAGTACCTGATGCAGATGGCCGTGGACTCGACGGACGTCCTGGTGGCGCCGCCCATCCTGCACGGGTGGTTCCCCGCGTTCCGGGCCTTCCCGGGCACCGAGGTGGCCGATCCCGACGTCTTCCGGCGGTACGTCCACGAGGTCGCGAAGTCGGTGGCCGAGCAGGGCGCGCGCCGGATCGTGTTCCTGAACACCGGCATCTCCATGGCGACCGGTCTGCCCATCTCCATGGTCGCGCGCGACCTGCGGGTCCAGTACGGCATCCCCGTCCTGGTGCTCTCCTGGAACGACCTGGAGACGGACGAGGTGGACGCGATCGCCGAACAGACGGCGGGCGGGCACGCGGACGAGCTGGAGACGTCCATCCACCTGTTCCTGCAGCCCGATCTGGTCCACATGGACCGGGCGGTCCAGGACTACGGCGACCTGACGCCGCGCGGATACCCCGGCTACGAGCCCGGGCTGTTCTCGCGGGACCCCGACGACCCCGAATATTCCGAGACCGGCCTCTTCGGGGATCCCACGCTCGCGACGCGCGAGAAGGGGGAGCGCGTGCTGGCGATCCTCACACGGCAGTGGCTGGCTGCGCTGCGTGGGTTCTCGCAAGCGCCGGAGCGGGAGCGGCGGTAG
- a CDS encoding winged helix-turn-helix transcriptional regulator yields MGAGSQDIPPVGHAPVAAMVESIVGCKWSLAVLAAIRGGARRPGELERACVGISAKVLNQRLRKMQRFGILTRRSYPEVPPRVEYDLTEFGEAFTALLDTIDVLELRVRRGEFES; encoded by the coding sequence ATGGGAGCAGGTTCACAGGACATCCCACCGGTCGGGCATGCGCCGGTGGCGGCGATGGTGGAGAGCATCGTCGGCTGCAAGTGGTCCCTGGCCGTGCTGGCGGCGATCCGTGGCGGTGCGCGGCGGCCCGGTGAGCTGGAACGTGCGTGCGTCGGGATCTCCGCGAAGGTGCTGAATCAGCGGCTCCGCAAGATGCAGCGGTTCGGCATCCTGACGCGCCGGAGCTATCCCGAGGTTCCCCCTCGCGTGGAGTACGATCTCACGGAGTTCGGCGAAGCCTTCACGGCGCTCCTGGATACGATCGACGTTCTCGAGCTGCGGGTCCGCAGAGGGGAGTTCGAGTCGTAG
- a CDS encoding DNA-3-methyladenine glycosylase I: protein MRCGWVASAGPLDQDYHDREWGVPVHGDAHLFEMITLEGAQSGLSWSTILKKREGYRAAFHGFDADRVARMTARDVERLLQNPAIVRHRGKIESTIANAKGVAAIQDEMGSLDAFVWSFVEGTPLQSGLRSYRDAPSATDHSRRLSKALKQRGFRFVGPTTMYAFMQAAGLVNDHEVGCFRHAALARP, encoded by the coding sequence ATCCGCTGCGGCTGGGTCGCGAGCGCCGGTCCGCTGGACCAGGACTACCACGACCGCGAGTGGGGAGTGCCCGTCCACGGCGACGCGCACCTCTTCGAGATGATCACGCTGGAAGGCGCCCAGTCCGGGCTGTCCTGGTCCACCATCCTGAAGAAGCGCGAGGGCTACCGCGCAGCCTTCCACGGCTTCGACGCGGACCGGGTGGCACGCATGACCGCGCGCGACGTGGAGCGCCTGCTGCAGAACCCGGCCATCGTACGCCACCGGGGCAAGATCGAGTCGACCATCGCGAACGCGAAGGGAGTGGCCGCCATCCAGGACGAGATGGGCTCGTTGGATGCGTTCGTGTGGTCCTTTGTGGAGGGGACCCCACTGCAGAGCGGTCTGCGCTCCTACCGGGACGCACCGTCCGCGACGGATCACTCGCGTCGGCTGAGCAAGGCACTCAAGCAGCGCGGATTCCGCTTCGTGGGTCCCACCACCATGTACGCCTTCATGCAGGCCGCCGGACTGGTCAACGACCACGAGGTGGGCTGCTTCCGTCACGCCGCCCTGGCGCGGCCGTAG
- a CDS encoding metal-sulfur cluster assembly factor, translating into MAVTEKDIEKALRKVKDPELNLDLVVLGLVYDIQVDGTHADVRMSLTTPMCPVAPQIVEDARQAVLAVDGIEDANVQLTFDPPWTPDRIAPLIRSSLGL; encoded by the coding sequence ATGGCGGTCACCGAGAAGGACATCGAGAAGGCGCTCCGGAAGGTGAAGGACCCGGAGCTGAACCTGGACCTGGTCGTGCTGGGCCTGGTCTACGACATCCAGGTGGACGGCACCCATGCGGACGTGCGCATGTCCCTGACCACGCCCATGTGCCCGGTGGCGCCCCAGATCGTCGAGGACGCCCGCCAGGCGGTGCTCGCGGTGGACGGCATCGAGGACGCGAACGTGCAGCTCACGTTCGACCCGCCGTGGACGCCCGACCGCATCGCTCCGCTGATCCGCTCCTCCCTGGGTCTGTAA